Proteins found in one Leucoraja erinacea ecotype New England chromosome 50, Leri_hhj_1, whole genome shotgun sequence genomic segment:
- the cdh15 gene encoding cadherin-15, giving the protein MGALTLPLLAALGALLQVAAPPPVPTTVSTLYPWGRRAQGSGPARVRRAWVIPPIAVSENSRKIPYQLVQIKSDKQSKAVIYSIKGPGVDEEPRGGEGGGGTHTTLPAAPVTPHFPRQIKAYAVGETGAPVEEPTDLEIIVIDQNDNRPAFQQPLFTGRVAEGAPPGTLVMRVSATDADDPQTDNAALGYSIVGGGRGIFRIDPVTGDIRIVGVGLDREDISVYNLTLQVADLGGDGLSTTATASIFIDDVNDNPPEFTQAEFRLAVPEGEGGVEVGRLSVTDRDEPGSPNWRVNFSISRGNERGAFRIQTDPRTNAAILLVQQGLDFEAAGEHELTVEARNWAPLTAVTPPASARVLITVTDVNEAPRFAQDPRLLSVGEGLPAGSVIMAVTATDPDLPPQNVSGFLAPNMSGCLYPPVKTPLLCSSYRLQYDPADWLSVDARTGQVVLRQEIRRQSPFLQQYRYAALVTATDNGEPPRTATGTLEIQVTEVNDHPPQLHPRAAFVCSRAAGTGGVIVWATDADLYPQAKPFHFKLDPEYSLVPHNWTIRPLNDTHARLAAPPDIGEGIYGVWIRVSDSGQPRLSREYGLNVTVCECRGAEACSPGVGAVTAARLGLSLAAWMVILSSALVLLSLLLLLLVTERFRRRHRKGLLAASDDDVRDNILNYDEQGGGEEDQDAFNIEELRNPGDALPLPRTRSGSKQPIRRDTPCARGQSRYPRSPPSDPSNIEDFINQGLHAADTDPNAPPYDTALIYDFEGEGSLAESLSSISSRGSDSDQEYDYLSDWGPRFKKLADMYSAA; this is encoded by the exons ATGGGCGCCCTAACCTTGCCCCTGCTCGCCGCGCTGGGAGCGCTTCTACAG GTGGCTGCCCCTCCCCCGGTGCCGACTACGGTCTCCACCCTGTACCCGTGGGGACGCCGGGCTCAGGGCTCGGGGCCTGCGAGGGTGAGACGGGCCTGGGTCATCCCCCCCATCGCCGTGTCGGAGAACAGCAGGAAGATTCCGTACCAGCTGGTCCAG ATTAAATCGGACAAGCAGTCGAAGGCGGTGATCTACAGCATCAAAGGGCCGGGGGTGGACGAGGagccgaggggggggg aggggggtgggggcacaCACACGACACTCCCCGCGGCCCCAGTCACACCTCACTTTCCCCGGCAGATTAAGGCGTACGCGGTGGGCGAGACTGGCGCGCCGGTGGAGGAACCCACCGACCTGGAGATCATTGTCATCGATCAGAACGACAACCGGCCCGCCTTCCAGCAGCCGCTCTTCACGGGCCGCGTGGCCGAGGGAGCGCCTCCAG GGACGCTGGTGATGCGCGTGTCCGCGACCGACGCTGACGATCCACAGACGGATAACGCTGCCCTGGGATATTCAATCGTGGGAGGCGGACGAGGCATCTTCCGCATCGACCCTGTGACCGGGGACATCCGCATCGTCGGAGTGGGTCTGGATCGCGAG GACATCTCTGTGTACAACCTGACCCTACAAGTGGCCGACCTGGGGGGTGACGGTCTGTCCACCACGGCAACCGCCTCGATCTTCATCGACGACGTCAATGACAACCCGCCGGAGTTCACCCAGGCCGAG TTCAGGTTGGCAGTGCCGGAGGgcgaggggggagtggaggtgggCCGGCTGTCGGTGACGGACCGCGATGAGCCGGGCTCCCCCAACTGGAGGGTCAACTTCTCCATCAGCCGCGGCAACGAGCGAGGCGCCTTCCGCATCCAGACCGACCCCCGCACCAACGCCGCCATCCTCCTCGTCCAACAG GGCCTGGACTTCGAGGCGGCCGGGGAGCACGAGTTGACGGTCGAGGCCCGCAACTGGGCCCCGCTGACGGCCGTAACCCCGCCCGCCTCCGCCAGGGTCCTCATCACCGTCACCGACGTGAACGAAGCCCCGCGCTTCGCCCAGGACCCGCGGCTGCTGAGTGTGGGAGAGGGGCTGCCGGCGGGGAGCGTCATCATGGCGGTCACGGCCACCGACCCCGACCTCCCCCCACAGAACGTCAGT GGTTTTCTGGCACCCAATATGTCCGGGTGCCTCTACCCCCCCGTTAAAACCCCTCTCCTGTGTTCCAGTTACCGGCTGCAGTACGACCCAGCGGACTGGCTGTCCGTCGATGCCCGCACTGGGCAGGTGGTTCTGCGGCAGGAGATCAGGCGGCAGTCGCCCTTCCTGCAGCAGTACCGGTACGCAGCGCTGGTCACCGCCACGGACAACg GTGAACCACCGAGGACGGCGACAGGGACATTGGAGATCCAGGTGACGGAGGTGAATGATCACCCGCCGCAGTTGCACCCGCGGGCGGCCTTCGTCTGCAGCCGGGCCGCCGGCACAGGCGGGGTCATCGTCTGGGCCACAGATGCCGACTTGTACCCTCAGGCCAAACCCTTTCACTTCAAGCTTGACCCTGAATACTCGCTTGTTCCTCACAACTGGACCATCCGCCCCCTCAACG ACACACACGCCCGCCTGGCCGCTCCACCCGACATCGGCGAGGGAATTTACGGCGTGTGGATCCGGGTCAGCGACTCGGGGCAGCCGCGCCTGTCCCGGGAATATGGGCTCAACGTGACCGTGTGTGAGTGCCGCGGGGCAGAGGCGTGTTCGCCGGGAGTAGGGGCCGTGACTGCGGCTCGGCTGGGACTGAGCCTCGCCGCCTGGATGGTGATCCTCAGCAGCGCCCTGGTCCTCCTGT CCCTGCTGCTGTTGCTACTGGTCACGGAGCGGTTCCGCCGCCGCCACCGCAAGGGGCTTCTCGCCGCCTCCGACGACGACGTCCGCGACAACATCCTCAACTATGACGAGCAGGGTGGGGGCGAGGAAGACCAG GATGCCTTCAACATTGAAGAGCTGAGGAACCCGGGCGATGCCCTGCCCCTGCCCCGGACCAGGAGCGGCAGCAAGCAGCCCATCCGGAGGGACACGCCGTGCGCCCGCGGCCAGTCTCGCTACCCCCGCAGCCCCCCCTCCGACCCCAGCAACATCGAGGACTTCATCAACCAG GGATTACACGCGGCCGACACGGACCCGAACGCCCCTCCGTACGACACGGCGCTGATCTACGACTTTGAGGGCGAGGGCTCTCTGGCCGAGAGTCTAAGCTCCATCTCGTCCCGCGGCTCCGACTCTGACCAGGAGTACGACTACCTCAGCGACTGGGGCCCTCGCTTCAAGAAACTCGCCGACATGTACAGTGCTGCGTAG